gtataagtCTGGTATATAGATCTCATTTTTTTCGGTCTTATTTATTCCATCCTTACAGGATTCACGCGTGTTTCGTCTCGTCGTTGCTTAAGATACAGCTAAGAAGGCGATAAGACAAAGAAGATAATTTCAAGTACTGATACTTTGGAAATCGTAGAAGCCGACGGagtgatttattttatcggaGAAGCAAGGGTCTTTAGGATCTGGACCGTATTAATCAGAGTTAGTTATAACTTTCTAATGGATAGTTCGAGTATTTGATCGATTAAAACCATAAATTGAAATAgtagttttaatttttaatctttaaaaatccTGAAAGAAGTCAATAAGATATTAACTAAAATCGatgtatctttttaaaaatagagaatCGTCTCATCACAGTTGACTACCGAATCTAACACAGCAAAATTACTATGCTGGTAATGTATATTGATAAGATAGTCGACATGCGGGCTTCGCCGGTATAATTGCTCATCAAATTCTTTTGTTCTCTGCATCCTTATGCAAAACCATGTGCCAAGATACAACAAACGTCACAGTGTTTCTCATTAAATTTGCATAGCCTGTAAATTCGTTCGACATatgcatatttttatactttgtaAGACATTGAATTATTCGacctattaaattattacttatatcgattatcatactttgaatatttttgttagtcttaattcaattttatttatttacttttatagggaattttaataactatcatatacatatctttctttaacattcacgttaaaaataattaatcgtacgaTTCTTAGAACTAAAACGTagattcaataaataatatataataaatatttcatagatcatgtaatattaagaataaagaagtaagcgtttatattttatcgtgatAGAAATATCGCAGGACATCGTAAACTGATAGCATGGCTCAAATTGCGACGATACTAAGGGTATTATAAaagacgtatatacatacaaatgtctttaaaatgaagaaacgacACCGAAAGAAAGACTATCACCCGCACGCGGCGTGAACCAAGggcgatataatatataactacaCGACTGGGAGCCAAGAaaggaatttattaaattaatttgccGCGACGACGCATCTCGTAAACTTCGTAGATGACCTCACTTTATAATTGTCGAGAATTACTTGCTACTTGTGCGTTCGCTCTCCCTTGCGTGAGACTTCTTATTTCGTAGTTTCCAACTCGACTTGAAACTACGATACCGCGCGGCGCTTCTTCATTCCCCGAATTACTCCGACTAATAATTACGTTCATTAGTTGTTTGACGGTAGATCaaataattcctttttacCAGTTTTATAGTTGCTACTGGGCTGctgatatttgatatttttatttcgcgaTTTTATGAATGTTTTTCATGATTACTCTTCTCGAAACTTGGGTTAAATTAATGCAATAGAAtggataaatttttctaatagatTCTTTGTATGGTAAATTTATCTaacatacaaatttattttgcaATAGGATCATCTACATCTTTGAATTACcattagaatataataagTTTAATTGGCCGAtagaattatatcgatattaattttgtttttgctACTTGTCAATATAGTTGATTCGGTAAGATAACTtcaaaataatgttttaaaatatttataacgggGAAAAAGTACTCAATACGATCTCAGTCGCATTGATATCCATTTGTAAGGGCTACAAGTGTCCCATGAGTTgcctcttctttctatcttttactcTTAAGACAGAAGAGCGAAGAGGATGATGCGCGCACGTGACGAACGCGATAGAGGAAGCCACCAAGTGGAAACTCGTGTTCGGCGCTTCCCTTTTGAACACGTGCTTCGTCGGCTTCGAGCCCGAAAATAAACTTTATGCACCGAACCACTTTGCGAAGTGCCTGCCGACGTGACACTCGAATGTCacggtctctctctttctctctctctctctctctctatctctcttcttcccttatCTTCGTCCTGCGGGCATCCACCTCCTTGTCCCTTGATAACCAGGATCAGTTATTACATTGTACAATGTAACGCGGGCTTTTTGAACGTGGGGAAGGTAACAgactcgttaaaattttttaagagcAACCGGTTTATCACGGTCTTAATGGAGTTCGTCTGgtggatattattttataaaaaggtaattaaaagtaaactACGATAAATTACGTGGAGCTtggaatttgaaaaaaaagaacttggCAGGTTAATTGTTACTGATCTCGGTAAATTTATGACGCCATATTAATGAAAGGATATATAGTGGCTAATATAGACTTCAATAGATCgaagaataatcgaaaaataaaatttatcatttaatcgTTTCAACTTTGTACTTAATTTATCAGATTTATTGCAAACTGAGAACGCAAACGTAGCGgtcattttcaaaaatagaaCTCAGTTTAGAACACGTACATGGTTCAAGAGAAATAACGACGAAGAAATGTCGATACTTCCGTTGTTATCGTACGTACGGCGTCGTCGCGACGTGAGaatcgaaggagaaaaagtcCAGTGGCCGGCAGCCCCCATGCCGCAAATAGAAGTCAACGTTTCCGAAGAAACGCGCGTAACCCACGTGCCATGCAGCCAGCAGATATATAATGCGTGGTGTATGCATGCGTATCGGCACTCGGCTCGACCAAACGACGACAAGAGCTGCATAGGGTAGCATGCCATATGGGTAGCATTACGATCGAGAGAAGTCAGCGGACGGTTGCCATATGCTTCACAGAGATCTTTCTTCAACTATATCGAAGTTAGACGATGTACCGAATACTTTTGATAGATTTCATTACATTGTTCAAATGAATAGATTCAATGAAATCAGTTcgttcaatttgttttttaaatgatttgaaattaagtatcaattttcttctctttacaaGGGGGATGATATCGTCTTAAATAAGGATATGAAAATCTCTGTTAGTTGGTTAGAACGAATTAAGGTATTAGAAACTACTGTCAAAAATTTAGAAGTATACAAAAATTTAGAGATGTTTTATAGCGTGAAGTACTAAAAGTTTTCGTAAAATTCCAACCAACCTTACGAGTTACACGTGTGCCAACCTCTGAGCGTGCTGTTGAGTATGATGCACCAGTCGACCCTGTTCCTGTTCCCACCAACTGACAACGTCCATAAATTCGCCAGGCTCAGCGATCTCCTGTTTATAATAAAGGGCCCCTGAGAAAGCTTCCGGGCTAGCCGCGTAAACGGTCGTAGCACCTTCCTCGCTGTCACCGGCACCGCTGTAAGGGGAGAGAATTCTAGGTTCCAAATTTTCCTCGTTTTGTCCATAATACTCAGAGGGTGGCGAGGCCACGGAATTAGGGGAAAGTCGCGAGTAATTTTGTGCACCGTTCGACGAGAGACCTCGGGGTTCCAGGTTCTCTTCGTCGCCCACGGAAGACGCATAATAGTCATGAGGCGACGGCATGGCCGTTCGATTAGGTGATAGtctgaaaatattcaaatcgcATTTTCAGTATCGTTTTCGTGtagatacaaattttatattcattcttctaaaatattcttttctttcacttcaAATCTTAATAAAGTTTATGAATATCgcatgtatttattatagagcttttttttattatattttgctaTTCGCACTTATTGAAAAGTGTTATCTCAAACGTCGATTTctgaatgataaataatttttgacgATGAATGGTCATAAAATTAATCACGAtcaaattaaaacgataatagAGATGTCTTGACTTACCTGGAAAGTGTTATTTTAGTTTTACAATTCTCCTCGTCTTCGTCCAATTGTTCACAATCTTCACCGTCCTCAACCGTAAGAACGTCGTCCTCAAGTGTGAGTTTCTCGCCAGAACCATTGTGACTTGAGGAGACGACGCTGCTCGTAGGCGAGGGGACACATTGAGATCCCAAAGCAGAATTTGAATCGTACTCGACACCATCAGCTTCTGCGAGTAATCTCTGAAGACCTCGAATGTACTCGACAGCCATTCGAAGAGTTTCGACCTTGGACAATTTCTTACCCCTGTCGCCGTATCCCGCCGCAATATGATTCGGTATGTGTTGCCTCAGGGTAGCGAAACCATTGTTTACTTGCTTCACGCGATTCCTTTCTCTGGCATTTCTCCGAGCTACGGCAACTGGAGGTGGTTGACCGTTTTTTCCGTGCTTTTTCAACCTCGATGGATCATAAGGGGGTAAAACGTTAACCGTGGCCATACCACTACCactgttattattgttgttgttagtCTTTGGAACTATTAAATGAGGCTGATTTCCGAGTATATTACTCTCGTTATCCTGTAGGGTTCGCAGTAGCATCAGCTGTTCCTGatcatttccatttatttgAACTCTATTGCAGAAGACCGTTACACCCATGGTCGTCATTTCGaggtgaattttttttcgtcttttcaaCGAGTTCTAATCTTCACTCCACAGTTTCGTTCGTCGtaccttccctctttctctttggtcGTCAGCTCGCAGGGACGAACGTTACTTTCGATCGACGAGCCGTGACGCCTCGTGGGAAAGCTTTTTGATCAGGTAGAAGGAACGTTTGTCGGCGCGACATGCGGAGGGTGAAGTCGTCGTATCGCGTGGTTGCCCAAGTCGTCCGGCCGCTCATCGACTCTAATGTCTCTCAAGGACGGAGCTAATTGATGgacttataaataaaacgcgCACTCCCGTCGGAAACAAAGGCGATGATCGTCAGGGCAGACGATCGGACGAAGCTTCGATTCGATGTTCGAGGATTTGGGTCACATTGAATGAAGAAACAACCGAACCATTTGATATTTCACATTCCTTCTTTTGATATCCTACTCGTTGGCGCAGGACTATCACACGAAAAACACGAATTTACTTGCTTAATCTCACAAATAGGATTTCCGAGGCATCAATAAGGAAGATGAAGGATACGAACAAGACGTGACGTTGACCGGCCGATTCAAGATCCAATTATCTCGCTGCCGGTCGCCACAACTTAAGTAAAGCATGAGGTCACCGACTATTCTTCTCCACGACGGTCGTCGACATCATGAAAAGCATTTCCAAGAAAGCACCCTTCTAaagttatcttttttctttgacatcTATGTATTTTCCaacttgtaaaaaagaaatttctttcttataatttaaCCACTACCTTTCACCGAACTTAATTTCTCGTTGTTTTTCGAACAAGCACCACCAACCGGTTGTACCGAACTATCTCACGAATTTGGAGGTATATTCAGAGACAGGGATGAACGATACTGACGAAACTAACGAGATAATCCGTAATGTTCGCTACCTCTCGCGTCTTTGCTTCGGATCTGATGTAAGCGTTACGCATCGCATGGCGTCCGCATTGAGAATGAGCGCGGACATCCGATAGATGGGTTAGGTTTCAGCATTTTGCCGCACCgtcgagtgagagagagagagagagagagagagagagagagagagagagagagagagtaagagagcaagagagagaaagagatggggCAAATACGTCGACATCGAAGACACGGTGAAACGTGAGGAGGGGAGTTACCAGTGTGcggggaagaaggaaagagagaaagagagagattgtgcGGGTTTGACGTGTAtgcgagagagataaagagagagagagagagagagaaaaagagaataaggcGTCAcgggagaagaggaaaaggtgGTGGGGATTTTGAGCACGCGCCGCAGCccccttcgtttcttctcccCCGGAACTGAAAAAGGGGGACCATGCACGCCATATGCCAGGAGAGCAAACGAGCGTGCGCCAGTTGTGCCCTTGTGTGCGCGCACGCGCGAACACACGCGCGCAACTTCGAGTATAGGACACCCAAAGCAAAATGCTAGAAGAGGAAAGCTATGGAGGATGGACTTGTCGGGACCACGAAATACGTCGTGAGGAAAGTCTAAGTCCTTGAGAGACTAAGCATTTGCGTCGATTGCTCCTTCTTGATGGACTTATCGAGAGGGTgagaaaagagacgagagagacaaagagagaaggaagtgagaaagagaaagagaaagggagaaagagaaagagaactttAGTTACGAAATGCATTGTTTGCTTTCGTTAGCTGGCAAATTTTCGATGAGTAAATGAAAGAATAGATTTATGGCTGTTTCTTATATCcaaaatagattaaaatctGATTACCTTTGGTTGttaacatttaatttcttctcaGTCCTTTCTAGCTATCgttgcttttttttgtcttaatttgttaataaattcaCTTTCATagattaatcaatttatttagatatatctattatatcaagggataaaatttaattcttattttcttttgcttctccttttctattcaTTGTTACAtcagaattaatatttattgtatactTTCTTATTGCCGTTAGATATGGTGATACGATGGTGAGAAGGCTACGAAGACGCTGCTCGTTAACGTTCAATCGATCATTCTCAGAATTAATCAGAAATACAAGAGCAGAGGTTCTTTTTCCTTGCCATTTTCATTAGCTCTTAATCCGTTGTTATTGCTCGTTTGCATAAGGGACATTTAGAACATAAATAGAGCTATGTTGACCGTGAAGAGATAAACACGTGAGAATATATGTTTATGCTTTCATTCgtgtaaattgtaaatatatgtatatcgtatgtAAGTATTCAACCAaaatattgatcgatcgagaacgaagtcgttctcttttcactcgctctaaaatattatcattcgcGCAATCATATTACTACTTTCTCGTGTCTACTTTCACTCGAGacgatttttcctttataatataaccatcggcgatataaaaaaaaaaagaaaaaaccgatACCAACTGGTACCGAtgttctctttccctctctgaGACGAAAAGCAAAGGACAGGAAGAACGAATTTCGGTTTTAGAGACGCGGAAGTCTCGTGTTTCGAGGCGGAGCATTTCCACGGACGTCCAATGACGTCTCTTGTACGAGATATATCTCGTcattctcttcatctctctttttttcatttgttttttttctttattattctcttttttctaatcggataatttttattacacacTTCCATTTTGAGCCGTTCGAAGGATACAATCGAGATTAAGTTTGGAATTAAATTAGAAACCCTCTTTCATCGAATTGCTTACTGCCAATCTGGATATAACGCGAAAACAGCCGGGCGTTTTCCCAACTGCGACTGGTCGTTTATAAATCACGATTTAAAAAACAGCTCCATTAACATTTCCCGATGCGAGGGTTATCCTTCTGTTCGCAAACCGAAGGGCTTTGATTCGACCTAGATCTAGTTTaccttctatctatctatctctcttgctctGTGTGTACCTAAAatctaaagagaaaaggagtcGTAAGCCGACCGTGCGACCGAAAGTGGGGGCTtgatcaaatttataatacaaaatatatagagTGAGGCCCCATGGACCCTCCTGCGGACCTTTAATCTCCGTTCGTGGCAGGATCGtacataaaatttcatattggAGGGGCTCCcacatgaaaagaaagaataataaataattttatatacctacgtCTACGTTGAAACCTTATTAATTCTCGTCAAAAAATTGTAtacgttaaataatttctttatacattatgttaatcaattttctttttatgaaaacgaaacaaaaacatttaaaaaataattctaatttcttcgagtttcattcataaaaagGACACAACGTAGcaaattttatacaaagaaatattcataaacaagtaacgtataaaataattcttcgttCATAAAGAAACAGGAATTGATTGAAATTCAGACGGCCCTGTACGAGAGAAGGTAGAATCGAGAGCACATCTCGCAGTCTCACGATAAAGATAGCTCCACGTATTCGGGGGATTAAGTTCACCGTCGATCTTTGAAATCCCCAGCAAATCGTTAAAAACCTTGAAGCGACCCTCGTCGTAGAGACCTCCGTTTCAATGAACGCAAAGCCCACCTTTTCTCGTGAGACTCTGCTCGACCGAGTCGAATAATGCGCATGAGTTATCAAACCACGAAACCggtcaaatataataatcgtatcgATACTCTGGCCACCGTCGGATAATAACGAAATtccgtaatatatataagtacctacctacgtaTCGGACAGAAGGctttatcgaagaaaacacGATGGAGAACGGAATTTACAATTTCGTTTATGTCACACGCGTAAATTCGGATCAACggaataatatctttaattcGAATCATTACGTAGGAGCGTGTGCATACAAATCTTTTGTCATTGactatatttaagaaattagaTATCTTCCTCGGGATGAaagcatttttttattttacgacgaTTTATGaattcctatttct
The Vespula pensylvanica isolate Volc-1 chromosome 4, ASM1446617v1, whole genome shotgun sequence DNA segment above includes these coding regions:
- the LOC122628401 gene encoding uncharacterized protein LOC122628401, yielding MTTMGVTVFCNRVQINGNDQEQLMLLRTLQDNESNILGNQPHLIVPKTNNNNNNSGSGMATVNVLPPYDPSRLKKHGKNGQPPPVAVARRNARERNRVKQVNNGFATLRQHIPNHIAAGYGDRGKKLSKVETLRMAVEYIRGLQRLLAEADGVEYDSNSALGSQCVPSPTSSVVSSSHNGSGEKLTLEDDVLTVEDGEDCEQLDEDEENCKTKITLSRLSPNRTAMPSPHDYYASSVGDEENLEPRGLSSNGAQNYSRLSPNSVASPPSEYYGQNEENLEPRILSPYSGAGDSEEGATTVYAASPEAFSGALYYKQEIAEPGEFMDVVSWWEQEQGRLVHHTQQHAQRLAHV